The following proteins come from a genomic window of Heyndrickxia acidicola:
- a CDS encoding 3-hydroxybutyrate dehydrogenase has product MVQVLKGKSAFITGAASGIGLELAKAFAGEGAKVVISDLNQEKSEQAAEELRESGYEAIAFPCDVTNESRFKEGLEKTAQEFGSLDILINNAGLQHVSHIEDFPSDKFELLIKVMLTAPFYGIKHAFPIMKNQGLGRVINMASINGLIGFSGKAAYNSAKHGVIGLTKVAALEGAEHGITVNALCPGYVDTPLVQNQLKDLAETRKVPLESVVKDVIYPLVPQKRLLSVSEIADYALFLASDKAKGVTGQAVVLDGGYTVQ; this is encoded by the coding sequence ATGGTGCAGGTTTTAAAAGGTAAGTCTGCTTTTATTACAGGAGCAGCCAGCGGCATTGGGCTGGAATTAGCAAAGGCTTTTGCTGGCGAAGGAGCAAAAGTGGTGATTTCCGATCTTAATCAGGAAAAGAGTGAGCAGGCAGCTGAAGAATTACGGGAATCGGGATATGAAGCAATTGCGTTTCCTTGCGATGTGACAAATGAATCCCGGTTTAAAGAGGGATTAGAGAAGACCGCACAGGAATTTGGCAGCCTGGATATTTTAATTAATAATGCGGGTCTCCAGCATGTTTCCCATATTGAGGATTTTCCTTCAGATAAATTTGAACTGCTAATAAAAGTCATGCTGACAGCACCATTCTATGGAATTAAACATGCTTTTCCAATCATGAAAAACCAGGGCCTCGGCAGAGTGATCAATATGGCATCCATAAACGGATTAATCGGATTTTCAGGAAAGGCTGCCTACAATAGTGCAAAGCATGGGGTTATTGGCTTAACCAAGGTTGCAGCCCTGGAAGGAGCTGAGCATGGAATAACGGTAAATGCACTTTGCCCCGGCTATGTGGATACACCGCTTGTACAGAATCAATTAAAAGATTTGGCTGAAACGAGAAAGGTACCGCTGGAATCCGTGGTGAAGGATGTCATCTATCCGCTAGTACCCCAGAAACGGCTCCTGTCCGTATCGGAGATTGCTGATTATGCATTGTTCTTAGCAAGTGATAAAGCGAAAGGCGTCACTGGGCAGGCAGTTGTTTTAGATGGAGGCTATACAGTTCAATAG
- a CDS encoding sigma-54 interaction domain-containing protein: MKIGDVNLPTEWLEEIVNLVAERIVVVNTKGIILYIDKAYCDFLSTTMERAIGKHITEVIEHTRMHIVANTGKAELAAIQPIMGSEMIANRYPLYAKGKLVGAVGTVMYQNPEEWREYSNKMQALVQELNFYKIKYHSAMTSKYVFDDLIGDSLEFSSIKKLAERIASGDSAVLLSGESGTGKELFAHAIHHGSPRAGSPFVRINCASIPEHLLESELFGYDEGAFTGAKKGGRKGKFELAEGGTIFLDEVGDMPLSMQSKLLRVLQEKEVERVGGQKTIVVNVRVIAATHRDLEAMVKEGAFRHDLYYRLNVINLEIPPLRKRREDIPFIAEALLKKLEYKFHRKDIEISPTVMEKLKHHKWPGNIRGVENVLERAINVLDGQRIDIPHLPLYLRDDELYSGAGFEIPIHAFIGGAKTEDCPVKLSDMLAMAEKYAIANAIQRAGGNKQKAAVILGISKTSLYDKCKKHEIN; this comes from the coding sequence ATGAAAATAGGAGATGTGAATCTGCCCACTGAATGGCTGGAAGAGATTGTTAATCTCGTGGCTGAAAGGATCGTTGTTGTAAATACGAAGGGAATCATTCTTTATATCGATAAGGCGTATTGTGACTTTTTATCCACAACAATGGAAAGGGCGATTGGAAAACACATAACAGAAGTAATAGAACATACCCGCATGCATATAGTGGCCAACACAGGAAAAGCAGAGCTTGCTGCCATACAGCCGATTATGGGAAGTGAGATGATAGCCAATCGCTACCCTCTCTATGCAAAAGGGAAATTGGTAGGGGCTGTAGGAACAGTTATGTACCAAAACCCTGAGGAGTGGAGGGAATACTCCAACAAAATGCAGGCGCTTGTTCAGGAATTAAATTTTTATAAAATTAAATACCATAGTGCCATGACAAGTAAATATGTGTTTGACGATTTGATTGGTGACAGCCTTGAGTTCTCATCTATTAAAAAACTTGCTGAAAGAATTGCTTCTGGAGATTCTGCGGTACTGCTTTCAGGGGAATCTGGCACCGGAAAAGAGCTTTTTGCCCATGCAATTCATCATGGCAGCCCGCGTGCAGGTTCTCCCTTTGTCAGAATCAATTGTGCCTCCATTCCGGAGCATTTATTGGAATCGGAATTGTTTGGTTATGACGAAGGGGCTTTTACGGGAGCTAAAAAAGGCGGAAGAAAGGGCAAGTTTGAGCTTGCAGAAGGCGGTACCATTTTTTTAGATGAAGTTGGGGATATGCCATTGTCTATGCAAAGCAAGCTCCTGCGTGTGCTACAGGAAAAAGAAGTTGAACGCGTAGGAGGCCAAAAGACGATTGTTGTAAATGTAAGAGTGATTGCCGCAACTCATCGCGATCTTGAAGCGATGGTAAAGGAAGGCGCATTCAGGCATGATCTTTATTACCGGTTAAATGTGATTAACCTGGAAATTCCCCCGCTTCGGAAAAGAAGGGAGGATATCCCTTTTATAGCGGAAGCATTGCTTAAAAAACTGGAATATAAGTTTCATCGCAAGGATATTGAGATATCTCCTACTGTCATGGAAAAGCTTAAGCACCATAAATGGCCTGGAAATATTCGCGGAGTGGAGAATGTATTGGAAAGGGCAATAAATGTTCTGGACGGACAAAGAATTGATATTCCTCATCTGCCTCTTTATTTGCGGGATGATGAACTATACTCAGGGGCTGGTTTTGAAATACCGATACATGCATTCATTGGAGGGGCAAAAACGGAGGACTGTCCGGTAAAATTAAGTGATATGCTGGCAATGGCTGAAAAATATGCAATTGCAAATGCCATTCAACGTGCAGGGGGAAATAAACAAAAAGCAGCTGTTATTCTTGGAATCAGCAAAACAAGCCTTTACGATAAGTGTAAAAAACATGAGATTAATTAA
- a CDS encoding lysophospholipid acyltransferase family protein, translating to MYTFAAYLLKILLSLFGRLKVEEKDKLPQSGGFVLACTHTGWIEILWLGISILPLKINYMAKKELFDTRFLKWLMHKLNAFPVDRENPGPSTLKIPRRLLNKGEIVGIFPSGTRTTEEVPLKKGAVTIAAGSNVPIVPAVYIGPANLKDLFQRKKAGILFGDAILPDHTLPKKEQAEFMMEKLNEEFEFLHSELLKRLEKGK from the coding sequence ATCTATACTTTTGCTGCCTACTTATTAAAAATACTATTAAGCCTCTTTGGCAGATTGAAAGTGGAAGAAAAAGATAAATTACCTCAGAGCGGAGGCTTTGTGCTGGCATGTACCCATACCGGTTGGATAGAGATATTGTGGCTCGGTATTTCAATATTACCGCTGAAAATAAATTATATGGCTAAAAAGGAACTGTTTGATACACGGTTTTTAAAATGGCTCATGCATAAGCTGAATGCTTTTCCTGTCGACAGGGAGAATCCGGGACCAAGTACACTTAAAATCCCAAGAAGGCTATTGAATAAAGGTGAAATTGTTGGAATATTTCCAAGCGGAACCCGAACGACAGAAGAAGTGCCGCTAAAAAAAGGAGCCGTTACCATTGCAGCCGGATCAAATGTACCGATCGTTCCAGCAGTCTATATCGGACCGGCAAATCTTAAAGATCTATTTCAAAGAAAAAAAGCTGGAATCTTATTCGGCGATGCTATTTTGCCTGATCATACGCTCCCCAAAAAAGAACAGGCCGAGTTCATGATGGAAAAGCTAAACGAGGAATTTGAGTTCCTGCACTCTGAACTATTAAAAAGGCTGGAAAAAGGGAAATAA
- a CDS encoding MgtC/SapB family protein, with protein MTEFIHSFVKNEVFLKLALAALGGLVIGLERELKGKPLGLKTCLVVSLVSCLLTVVSYESAYLYSKPYSRPMDPGRIPSYVVSGIGFLGAGVILRKGNEAISGLTTASLVLASASIGIAVGSGFYIEAFTAIFFIILGVKLIPQLFERMGPQKLKEKEVRVKLSVEKTTDLTSLLKGIKEKKLGVKRVKIKEESEDIVLYCNVTTVKHTYTTDIYYELKSLQGVIQVEAESLG; from the coding sequence ATGACTGAATTCATTCATTCTTTTGTGAAAAATGAAGTGTTTCTAAAGCTTGCCTTAGCAGCATTAGGGGGCTTAGTGATTGGATTGGAGAGGGAGCTAAAAGGAAAACCCTTAGGATTAAAAACATGTCTGGTCGTATCATTAGTATCATGTTTATTGACAGTCGTATCATATGAGTCTGCTTACTTGTATTCAAAACCGTACTCCCGTCCTATGGATCCTGGCAGAATCCCATCTTATGTAGTAAGCGGAATTGGATTTTTAGGTGCAGGTGTAATTTTACGTAAAGGCAATGAAGCCATCTCAGGCCTGACAACAGCTTCTCTGGTTTTGGCTTCCGCCTCAATTGGGATAGCGGTCGGTTCGGGATTTTATATAGAAGCGTTTACGGCCATTTTTTTTATCATATTAGGTGTGAAATTAATACCCCAGCTTTTTGAAAGAATGGGACCTCAAAAACTAAAGGAAAAAGAGGTCAGGGTGAAATTGTCTGTGGAAAAAACCACAGATCTGACAAGCTTGTTGAAAGGAATAAAAGAAAAGAAACTAGGGGTTAAGAGGGTAAAGATTAAAGAAGAATCAGAAGACATCGTTCTTTATTGCAATGTCACCACTGTTAAACATACCTATACTACGGACATTTATTATGAGCTTAAATCCCTCCAGGGAGTTATTCAGGTTGAAGCGGAGAGCCTGGGGTAA
- a CDS encoding DMT family transporter has translation MKPGLRVYFILFIGVAAVSASAILVKLSTASAGVLAFYRLFLTTLMIAPIIIFKYTLELKMISKRDWYTSIIAGIFLAFHFVFWFQSLNYTSVASSTVLVTLQPLFVFLGTYLFFKEKYSPSAILCGLMAIFGSAVIGWGDFETKRSSFTGDLLALISCAFISIYFMFGQGVRKRVSFLPYTFIVYGISTVVLFIYVLLHQEHFVPYSLNNWIYFILLAVVPTLIGHTILNWSLEWVSSSVISMLILIEPVIASFLALILLGEDMSGKQIIGGLIILSSIAIFIVGGNRKEGKSLLFIRTKKHRKAQ, from the coding sequence ATGAAACCGGGGCTTAGGGTGTATTTTATTTTATTTATCGGGGTAGCGGCTGTTTCTGCCTCGGCTATTTTGGTGAAGCTTTCCACTGCAAGTGCAGGAGTTCTAGCTTTTTATCGTTTATTTTTAACAACTTTGATGATTGCTCCAATTATAATTTTTAAATATACATTGGAATTAAAAATGATTTCTAAGCGGGATTGGTATACGAGTATCATCGCAGGTATATTTTTAGCTTTTCATTTTGTATTTTGGTTTCAATCACTTAATTACACATCTGTAGCAAGTTCAACGGTTCTTGTTACCCTTCAGCCGTTATTTGTATTTTTGGGTACGTATCTCTTCTTTAAAGAGAAGTATTCCCCTTCGGCTATCCTATGTGGATTGATGGCGATTTTCGGCAGCGCAGTGATCGGCTGGGGTGATTTTGAAACAAAACGGTCGTCCTTTACAGGCGATCTTTTAGCATTGATATCCTGTGCGTTCATCTCTATATACTTTATGTTTGGGCAGGGGGTACGAAAGAGGGTGTCGTTTCTTCCATATACCTTTATTGTATATGGAATTAGTACGGTTGTGCTTTTCATCTATGTCCTTCTTCATCAAGAACATTTCGTTCCATACAGCTTAAACAATTGGATTTATTTCATCCTTCTTGCTGTTGTTCCAACCTTGATTGGTCATACCATTTTAAATTGGTCGCTAGAATGGGTAAGCTCATCTGTCATTTCCATGCTCATACTTATAGAACCTGTTATAGCCTCATTTCTTGCGCTTATCTTGTTAGGAGAAGATATGAGCGGTAAACAAATCATTGGCGGCCTGATTATATTAAGCAGTATAGCAATCTTCATTGTTGGGGGGAATCGTAAAGAAGGGAAATCATTACTATTTATACGCACAAAAAAACATAGGAAAGCCCAGTAA